The following DNA comes from Occultella kanbiaonis.
CCGACGTCTGGATCTCGGTGCCGGCCACGAAGAACAGCATCGCGAGACCGAGGTCGGCGAGTCGGTCGATGAACTCGTTCGGATGCACCCACCCGAGCAGGCTCGGGCCCGCCACGATGCCGAGCATCAGCTCGAACACGACGACGGGGATGCGCACCCACCGCCCGAGCCCTCGCGTCAGCAGCGGCGCGAGCACTGCCAGCAAGGGGATGACCACGAGCGCGACGTCGGCGTCCTCCACGGGGCCAGCGTAGTAACACCCGGCTCGAAACCCGGGTCTACTCCTCGGGCGAGCCGAGCGAGTCGAGGTAGCGGCGCAACAGCTCCACGAACGCCGACCGGTCCGCCGCGTCGAAGCCGGCCAGGGTTGCCTCCTCGTCGGCGAACAGTGCGGTGACAGTCGTCTCGAGCAGGTCGAGGCCGGCGGGGGTGAGTGCGACCACCACCGACCGCGAGTCCCGGGCGGACGTCCGGCGGGTCACCAGCGCGGCAGCCTCGGCGCGGGTCAGACGCTGGGACACAGCGCCGCTGGTGACCAGGGTGCGTTCGGCGAGCTGCCCCGGCGTCAACTCGTACGGCGGCCCGGACCGTCGGATCGTGCTGAGCAGGTCCAGGGTGGCATCGTCGGTGCCGAGCCCTCGTAGCAGTCGGGACCGGCGCAGTTGCAACAGTTTCGCGGTGCGTCGGATCCGGGTGATGACGGCGATCGAGGACACGTCCAGGTCCGGGCGTTCGCGGTGCCAGTCCCGCTCGATCGCGTCAACGGGGTCGGTCGGCGAGTCGCTGGGCTCTGTCATCGCTCGCTCATCCGGGCAGCGCGCCACCGTTGACGCCGATCACCTGGGCGGTCAGGTGCCCGGCGTCGGCGGAGGCCAGGAACGCGATCGTCGCTGCGATGTCCCCCGGTTCGCCGGCCCGCTTCGTGAGGGTCTCGCCGACGAGCCGGAGGTGGCGCGCATCGGTCATCGCGTCCCCGAAGAACTCGGTGCCGGAGGTGTAGCCGGGTGCGACCACGTTCACGGTGATGCCCCGCGCCCCGAGGGCGCGAGCCCGGTCGTAGGCCCACCCGTGCAGCGCCGCCTTCGCGCTCGCGTAGCCGAGCCCGCCGCCACGTTGCCCGGCGATCGAGCCGACGGCGACCACCCGGCCGCGCCCGGCGCGCAGGGCCGGGCCGAGGGCATGGGTGAGCAACGCCGTCGAGAGCACGTTCGCAGCGAACGAGGAGCTCAGGTCCGCCGCCACCGTGCCCAGTCCGTCGCCGTCGTCGACCGGCTCGGGATCCACGAGGCCCCCGGCGGCGTGCACGAGGACGTCGACGCCGTCGTACCGCTCGTTGATCTCCGCGGCCACGCGCCGCACCTGCGCGACGTCGGTCAGGTCGCCCGGATGGACCGAGTGGCCCTCGCCCGGCAGGCCCGCACGGCTGCGTTCGAGCCGGTCCGGTCGGCGTCCGCACAGGGCCACCGTGTAGCCGTCGCCGGCCAGTCGGGCGGCCGTCGCGGCGCCGATCCCGCTTCCGGCTCCTGTGATCACTGCGATCGTCATGGATATACCTTAGCGCTAAGCAATAGTGGACTGTCTAGCATGGCGTTCGTGCCGACCTCGCGACCGCCATCCGTCCGCCTCGCCACCGCCGCCGACGTGCCCGGGATCGCCGAGGTACACGTGCGGGCCTGGCAGCGCGCCTACGCGGGCATCGTGCCTGCGGATCACCTCGACTCCCTGGACGTGTCCGTGCGCGCCCAGCAGCTCGCCCGCCGGTTCGGTCCCGACGCCGTGTCCGGGACGGTGCCGACGCTCGTCGCGCCCGGCTCCGGCGAGGACGACGGCACGGTGCTGGGGTTCGTGAACGCCGGCCCGTACCGCGAGGACGACGTGCCCGCGGATGGACCCGGCTGGGGTGAGATCTACGCGATCTACGTACACCCCGACCACTGGTCCCGCGGCGCCGGCCGGGCGCTGTTCGACGCCGCGCTAGCGACCCTCGACGCCAACCGGACCGTCGCGCTCTGGGTCCTCGAGGCGAACGCGAACGCCCGCCGGTTCTACGAGCGGATGGGGTTCACCCCCGACGGCGCAACGAGCGTGTTCGAGGTCGCCGGGGCCGAGATCCTCGAGGTCCGTTACCGGCGCGACCCAGCCACCTGACCGGCGCCGGGCGACCGGTCGCCGCGACGGCCGGGCAGCCTCGGTACCCATACTCGCACCGACGCCCGGTACCGCTCGTACGGGTCACCGAAGCGGGCCAGCAGGTCCGCCTCCTCGGCGCCCCTGATGCCGTGGTGCCACGCCAGACCACCCAGCACGGCGGCGAGGATCATCGTCCACGAGCCGAACCAGAGGCCGGCCCCGATGGACTGGAGCACGCCGGCGGTGGCCATCGGATTGCGGAGCCAGCGGTAGGGCCCGGCCACGACGAGGCGCCGCGCGGTCTGCGCCGGCAGCGGCGTGCCCTCGCCTGCGATCGCCATCGTCAGGCATGAGGCGAGGCCGAGCGGGCTGGCCACGAGGAACAGCGCCGCACCCACCGGGGGCCACGGGTCGGCCGCCAACGCGGACCAGTCCACCCGTAGTCGACGCTCGAACGCCACGAGCAGCAACGGGACCACGACGAAGAAGCCGACCCAGAACACGAGCAGTTGCGTCAGGCTCGCGATCACGTGCCGCCGTCGGGATCGGGCCCGGGCCACCCGGAACCGGAACGGCCCGACGAAGTACCAGCCCGTCGGGAACCGGCCGAACCGCAGGGTCACCGCTGCGGCCACGGACCCGACCGTCGCGGCCAGCATGAGGAGCACGCCCCCCGGCGGCGCGGTCGAGCAGGCCCTGGCCGAGCAGTGCGACCGTGAGTACCGTCGACCAGACCGCGGTGACGGCTGCGACCCGCCAGCTGCTGCGGGCCGCGGCGAGCGCGGAGCCGCCGACGAACAGGAGCAGGTCCGGCCCGACGAGCAGCCGCGGATCCCATGCGCCGAGCGTCCACACCCGTACGGTGTCGGAGGCGAACACGGCGACCCACCACAGCGCTCCCGCGACCGCCTGGCCGGCGAGGTAGAGCCGGGCCACGGTCGCGGGCGGGATCGGCTGGACACCGCCGGGACCCGTCGATCGTGACGGGGCGCCCCGCACTCCCCCGCCATCCGCTCGCACGACGGTCAGGCTATCGGGGGTCGACGTCCCGGTACCGCGCCCGGGTCAGCGGCGCACGTAGTCGACCAGGTGGTCCCGCTCGGCCTGGAGCTCGTCGATGCGGTTCTTCACGATGTCACCGATGGAGACGATGGCCTTGAGCTCGCCGTCGACGACGACAGGCAGGTGCCGGATCCGCAGGTCGGTCATCCGGCGAGCGAGGTCCTCCAGGTGGTCCTCGGGCAGACAGGTCTGCACCTCGACCGTCATCACCTCGGCGACCTGCACCTGCAGCACTGCGGGGCCGCGGTGGTGCAGCTCGCGGACCACGTCACGCTCGGTGACGATGCCGGATACCGAGTGCCCACCGTCCTCGGAGACCACCAGGGCACCGATGTGGTGCTCGTCCAACTGCGCGAGAAGGTCGGCCACGGTGGCGTCCGGCCTGATCGTGACCACGGCCGCGCCCTTGCGTCGAAT
Coding sequences within:
- a CDS encoding MarR family winged helix-turn-helix transcriptional regulator, with translation MTEPSDSPTDPVDAIERDWHRERPDLDVSSIAVITRIRRTAKLLQLRRSRLLRGLGTDDATLDLLSTIRRSGPPYELTPGQLAERTLVTSGAVSQRLTRAEAAALVTRRTSARDSRSVVVALTPAGLDLLETTVTALFADEEATLAGFDAADRSAFVELLRRYLDSLGSPEE
- a CDS encoding SDR family NAD(P)-dependent oxidoreductase, with the protein product MTIAVITGAGSGIGAATAARLAGDGYTVALCGRRPDRLERSRAGLPGEGHSVHPGDLTDVAQVRRVAAEINERYDGVDVLVHAAGGLVDPEPVDDGDGLGTVAADLSSSFAANVLSTALLTHALGPALRAGRGRVVAVGSIAGQRGGGLGYASAKAALHGWAYDRARALGARGITVNVVAPGYTSGTEFFGDAMTDARHLRLVGETLTKRAGEPGDIAATIAFLASADAGHLTAQVIGVNGGALPG
- a CDS encoding GNAT family N-acetyltransferase, coding for MPTSRPPSVRLATAADVPGIAEVHVRAWQRAYAGIVPADHLDSLDVSVRAQQLARRFGPDAVSGTVPTLVAPGSGEDDGTVLGFVNAGPYREDDVPADGPGWGEIYAIYVHPDHWSRGAGRALFDAALATLDANRTVALWVLEANANARRFYERMGFTPDGATSVFEVAGAEILEVRYRRDPAT
- a CDS encoding methyltransferase family protein, giving the protein MLAATVGSVAAAVTLRFGRFPTGWYFVGPFRFRVARARSRRRHVIASLTQLLVFWVGFFVVVPLLLVAFERRLRVDWSALAADPWPPVGAALFLVASPLGLASCLTMAIAGEGTPLPAQTARRLVVAGPYRWLRNPMATAGVLQSIGAGLWFGSWTMILAAVLGGLAWHHGIRGAEEADLLARFGDPYERYRASVRVWVPRLPGRRGDRSPGAGQVAGSRR
- a CDS encoding CBS domain-containing protein, whose amino-acid sequence is MRISEVIRRKGAAVVTIRPDATVADLLAQLDEHHIGALVVSEDGGHSVSGIVTERDVVRELHHRGPAVLQVQVAEVMTVEVQTCLPEDHLEDLARRMTDLRIRHLPVVVDGELKAIVSIGDIVKNRIDELQAERDHLVDYVRR